Sequence from the Tachyglossus aculeatus isolate mTacAcu1 chromosome 17, mTacAcu1.pri, whole genome shotgun sequence genome:
GCGGGTGGTCTGTAAGGTTGCtagaggcagggaatgagtctgtttattgttgtattatactctcccaagcacttggtacagtgctttgcctatagtaagtgctcaaataaatacaatagaatgaatgacctGTCGGTTTTTGATGGAATCCAAATTTCAAATGGCGACCCTTCAAAGGAAGGGACGGCAGCGGGAGCAGAGAGAAAGGGGGTCTAGAAGCCCCTGGCAGAGTGAGTCTCGGGTGCTGTGACGGAGAAGGGAAGCCAGTGTCCCAGGGGCTGGTGGCTAGCTGGGGCGGAGGCTGGGCTGTGTGGAGAGGAAGGCTGAGGGGCCGGGCAGACACGATGCCAATCTCGTGGATTGGGGTCATTTCCCCGAGAGTTCCCTTCCGATCCGAGCCGGCCCCTGCAGGCACAGGGTGAGCCAGCGACTTACGGGGCAGAGCCATAGAAAAGCAGACCCGGCGGGAGTTGCAGCAAGCTGAGTTTCCAGAGGGCCGGTGTCTTCCCTGGCCTTTCCTGGCCCTCGAGAGCAGGAGTTCTGGGCCTCAAGCCGGGATGAAGGCCGAGGCCTGGGGGCTGGGGTGTGGCACCTGCCTCCTCGGGGCTCTGGGGGACTCCGCGACCTGCCCCAGATCGTTGAAAGGCAGTGAGAGGCTCTTCCTGAAGATGTATAAAGGCAAGAGGGGTCAGAGGGCACAAACAGgctgctcccctccttcccacgcTGCCCCCCAGGGATGCATCCCCCGATGGGAGCACGTGCCAACACCCAACCCTGGTGGACCACCCAATACTTTGCTggctgagaaacagtgttgcctagtggatagagtgcgggcctgggaatgagaaggtcatgaattctaatccttcctccaccactggtctgccgggtgaccttgggcatgtcacttcacttctctgggcctcagttacctcatctgtaaaatggggattgagactgggagccctgggacagggactgtgtccaacctgattatcgtgtatctggcgcagtgcctggcacgtgggaagtgcttaacagatgccatttaaaaaaagccaacTTACCCCTTGGTGAGGGATTGGAGGATTTTCTTCACCCATGGGTGGTGGGCATTCACACACACTATATTCCCTTCCTTGAGAGTGATGCTGGAGGGCAACAAGAGGGCAGAGTGACACCGGAGGTCCTCGGGTCGGCGGGCAAAGGGGGGGCTACGCTTGGAGAACTCGGTTTCTCCAAGCGCACTCCCCCTTTTTCCTGGGCACGCGGCCTCATGCAGGAAAGGCCCGCGTGTCATCATGCCCCTGGCCGCCCAGACCTTCAACGTTTCCCCGGAGTCCCCCTGGGAAGCGGCAGGGAGTCGGGGGAGATTGGGGGTGTCTCCTGGGAACCAGTGTCTCCTGGGaagcagggggaggtgggagagactggagacccCCAGGAAGAAGCggggagttggggaaggcttcggGGGGCAGGCGGAGGACAGGTACAGTCATTCTCCCACTCCCCGGCTGTGGGCCAAACTTCAAGGGAGAGACTCACATGACCTCCAGGGTCCGACAGCTGCTGCTGGGAAGGGAGACCTCCAGTTTCTGGTACTTGGTCGGAGAGATGAATTTATTTATCCTTCTCAAACAGGTGCACTGGAGCTTCAACCCGTTGGTCTCCAGGATCCCTGTGAGCGagggccaatcaattaatcaatcaatcagttgtatttattatgcgcttactgtgtgtagagcactacacttagtgcttgggagagtacaatagaacaataaacagacaaattccctccccacaacgagcttacagtctagaaggggagacagatataaatatgaataaattcattaaattacagatatttacataaatgcacaAATTTGCAAACACACAGCAGCACCCTTGCAACTTTACAAATGGCCTCGAGACGGAGGCAAGTGCCCCTCATTCTTGAAATTAAAAACAGCAGTTGGTGAGACGCGGTTCAGCGTCAATCGCTTCTTGGGCCCACGGGCTGCGCTGGACAAGGGGGGAGCCCGGATTCTGGGGTCCTCACAGATGCTCCCAGAGCTAAAGCTCCCCTGCACCCCAAGACTCTCTCAGGGCTCAGGCACAGAAAGatgctgggaattcattcattcattcattcatgcaatcgtatttattgagcacttactgtgtgcagagcactgtactaagcgctcgcgcttgggaagtacaagttgccaacatatagagacggtccctacccaaaagtgggctcacagtctagaagggggagacagagaacaaaacaaaacatattaaccaaataaaataaatagaataaatatgtacaaataaataaataaataaatagagtaataaatacctacaaacatatatacaggtgctgtggggagggggaatgctttcagcgcttagacatagcaagtgcttaacaaataccatcataattaatgTTTTCCCATCCCCAgaccagatcattcattcattttattgtatttgatgagtgcttactgtgcagagcactgtactaagcgcttgggagaggacaatagaacaataaacagacatatcctgGAGCTTAAACTCCAAGGAGGGGTACACAGAAGCAGAAAAAGGTCTAGATTCTCCTTCCTAGTCCCTGTACTGAGCTCAGtcactgtagggaagcagcatggcctcgtgaatagagcccgggcctgagagtcagaaggacctgagttctaatcccggctccaccgcttgtctgccgtgtgaccttgagcaagtcatttcattcgctgtgccgcagttaccttatctggaaaatgggagttgacactgtgagccctacacggaacaggtactgtgtccaaccaacaagcccaagtgcttagtacagtgctctgcacacagtaagcgctcaataaatacgattgactgaatgaatgaatttgcttgtatccaccccagtggtaagtacaatgcctggcatgtagtaaacgcttaacaaatgccatcattattattctgaaatcCCCACTCCAGAGAGACCAGTGAGAGGAAACtgggccacattcattcattctttcaattcgattgtatttgttgagcgcttactgtgtgcagagaatctgATCTGGACACCGCTGCCCCACAGTCCTCTTCACCGACAGTGCTcacccacagtgcttctctttctCAGGGCTCACCCCaagcaatgatcaatcaatcaatcgatcgatcgattgtatttattgagcgcctactgaatgcagggcaccgtactaagagcttggaggagtacaatagagaagcagtgtggctcagtggaaaagagcccgggctttggagtcacaggtcatggattcaaatcccagctccgccaattgtcagctgtgtgactgtgggcaagtcacttaacttctctgtgcctcagttccctcatctgtaaaatggggatgaagactgtgagccccccgtggtgatcaccttgtatccccccagcgcttagaacagtgttttgcacatagtaagcacttaataaacgctatcattattacaatacaaagTTTAACAGAagatatccctgcccacaatgaccttacggtctaaagggggagaaagacgttaatataaatcaattattacagatatgtacataagtgctgtgggactggggtcaggggtcgtgaataaagggagcaagtcagggcgacacaatggagtgggaaaagaggaaatgaaggcttagtcagggaaggcttcttggagatgtgccttcaataaggaattgaaggtggtgagagtaattttctgtttgataatacactgccaggagctgtactgagcactggggtagttacagccTATCCAGAACCGAGAGACGGCAAGCCCGTGGGGCTGAGGATCTTGAAGGGAGGCCAGTGTTCTCCGGCAGGGCCCCCCCCCTACCACCAGTCCACCCCAGGGAAGGAGCAGTTTGAAACAGATGGGGAATGGAGCTACGACACAGGGCTCCtggcttgttcattcaatcgtatttattgagcacttactatgtgcagagcactgttctgagcagttgggtgagtacatgagaagcagcgtggctcagtggaaagagcccgggctttggagtcagaggtcattagttcaaatcccggctctgccaatttccagctgtgtgactttgggcaagtcacttcacttctctgtgcctcagttccctcatctgtaaaatggggattaagactctgagtcccccgtgggacaacctgatcaccttgtaaccaccccagcacttagaacagtgctttgcacctattaagtgcttaataaatgctgtcattattattattaagtttacaatataacaataaacagacacagtccctgcccacaatgagcttgttgcTAGGCTTGAGCCTGGAGCCTTCCAGCCTTCCCTGCAAGTCTTTCCTGGAGTCTTCCCAGCAGCTTTTCCTGGAGTCTTCCCACCAGCCTTCCCTGCACCCTTTCCTGAAGACTTTCCTGCAGCCTTCCCAGCAGCTTTTCCTGAAGCCTTCCAGGCTTCCCAGCAGCTTTTCCTGGAGCCTTCCCAGCAGCTTTTCCTGCAGCCTTCCCTACAGCCTTCCCTGGAGCCTTCTCTGGAGCCTTTCCTTGAAGCCTTCCCTGGAGCCTTCCCACCCACTTTTCCTGCAACCTTCCCTCCAGCCTTCCCTGGAGCCTTCCCTGGAGCCTTCCTTTGAAGCCTTCCCTGGAGCCTTCCCAGCAGCTTCCCTGCAGCCTTTCCTTCAGTCTTCCCAGCAGCCTTCCCTGTAGTCTTTCCTGCAGCCTTTCCTGAAGCCTTCCCTGCATTCTTTCCTGCAGTCTTCCCTGTAGCCTTTCCTGGAGCTTTTCCTGCAGCCTTCCCTGGAGCCTTCTCTGGAGCCTTCCCTTGAAGCCTTCCCTGGAGCCTTCTCTGGAGTCTTCCCTTGAAGTCTTCCCTGGAGCCTTCCCTTGAAGCCTTCCCTGGAGCCTTCCCTTAAAGCCTTCCCTGGATCCTTCCCTTGAAGCCTTCCCTGGAGCCTTCTCTGGAGTCTTCCCTGGAGCCTTCCCTTGAAGCCTTCCCTGGAGCCTTCCCTTAAAGCCTTCCCTGGATCTTTCCCTTGAAGCCTTCCCTGGAGCCTTCCCTTGAAGCCTTCCCTGGAGCCTTCCCAGCAGCTTCCCTGCAGCCTTCCCAGCAGCCTTCCCAGCAGCCTTCCCTGCAGTCTTTCCTGCAGCCTTTCCTGAAGCCTTCCCTGCATTTTTTCTTGCAGCCTTCCCTGTAGCCTTTCCTTGAAGCCTTCCCTGGAGCCTTCCCTTGAAGCCTTCCCTGGAGCCTTCCCTGAAGCCTTCCCTTGAAGTCTTCCCTGGAGCCTTCCCTGGAGCCTTCCCTTGAAGCCTTCCCAGCAGCTTCCCTGCAACCTTCCCTTGAAGCCTTCCCAGCAGCTTCCCTGCAGCCTTCCCTGGAGCCTTCCCAGCAGCTTCCCTGCAGCATTTCATTCAGCCTTCCCAGCAGCCTTCCCTGCAGTCTTTCCTGCAGCCTTTCCTGAAGCCTTCCCTGCAGCCTTCCCTGTAGCCTTTCCTGGAGCTTTTTCTGCAGCCTTCCCTGAAGCCTTCTCTGGAGCCTTCCCTTGAAGCCTTCCCTGGAGCCTTCccttgaagccttccctgaagccTTCCCTGGAACCTTCCCTTGAAGCCTTCCCTGGAGCCTTCCCAGCAGCTTCCCTGCAGCCTTTCCTTCAGCCTTCCCAGCAGCCTTCCCTGCAGTCTTTCCTGCAGCCTTTCCTGAAGCCTTCGCTGCATTCTTTCCTGCAGCCTTCCCTGTAGCCTTTCCTGGAGCTTTCCCTGCAGGCTTCCCTGGAGCCTTCCCAGCAGCCTTCCCCATAGCCTAACCCACAGTCTTTCCTGGAGCCTTTCCAGCAGCCTTCCCTGCGTTCTTTCCTGCAGCATTTCCTAGGGCCATGACCCCCAAGCTGGGCCCCAGCCCTGGCAGAGGAgataggagtggggagaggagaggagggggtatGACCATGAATTCACCCTCCCTATGATCCCGGGGGAGCACTGGGGAACGCGGGGGCCGGAGTCTCACCACGGACAGGGCAGAGTTCGCTGACCAGCAGCAGGGCCCCTAGCAGGGAGGCAGCGGCGAAGCTCATCGTGGCTTGGGATGCAGGAGACAGGCACAGCCTCCCGGCCCCGTCTGCTGGTCTACAGGGCTAGAGAGAGCCCTATTTAACCCTCTGCCcagtacctcctcctcctccacctcctcctcctggtctccctccccctcctgaccCACACTCCAAGTCCCAGCTGCTGATCCATTCATCAGATCCCTCCCAGAcccccacttccctttccctttctcagcTCCAGGAGCTAAAATAGCCCAGCACAAACGTCTGCCCGCGACGGCCACAGCCCGCTGACCGTCCCGCTGACCATCACCCTGATCGCCATTTACATCCCATTTAGGTCCCGACTCTACCTTCCAGTTACCGCTAAGCAATCGCTCTGTCATCaaaagtaagaataataattgcggtatttgttaagtgctttctatgtgccatgcactgtactaagccctgggtggatacaagcaaatcgggttggacacagtccctgtcccacttggggctcacagtcttttacagatgaggtcactgagggccagagaagtgaagtgactggcccaaggccacacagcagacaagtgatggctgtccatcacctcacctcctcctacctcacctcccttctctccttctctagcccagcccgcaccctccactccgctgccgccgctcacctcctcactgtaccttgttctctcctgtcccaccgtcgacccccagcccacatcctccccctggcctggaatggcctccctccgcacatccgccaagccagttctcttcctcccttcaaagccctactgtgagctcacctcctcca
This genomic interval carries:
- the LOC119939004 gene encoding uncharacterized protein LOC119939004, with the protein product MSFAAASLLGALLLVSELCPVRGILETNGLKLQCTCLRRINKFISPTKYQKLEVSLPSSSCRTLEHHSQGREYSVCECPPPMGEENPPIPHQGEEPLTAFQRSGAGRGVPQSPEEAGATPQPPGLGLHPGLRPRTPALEGQERPGKTPALWKLSLLQLPPGLLFYGSAPVTEQGPDWTQGTSGVAKGGSKKVPNPHMKTNRKGQFNRMLFLATESDDKLNI